TCATTATGCCATAACACACGATCTGACGGAAGAGTAAGAGCTTTTCTGTTAATCTTCCCGTGAAGTAATAAAATATTTCTGATCCTAATCCCTGTAGCAAAAAAGACGACACGCTTCTTTATGAAAATCGCTACAAAATAATTGTCGGTTTTGCGACAGACATGAGTGATTGTCTGTTGTATCCTAATACAGTGTAATTGTAGGTATAAGATGACAAACAAAATGAAACTGATCTTTGTTATCGCAGGTACTGTTTCCGCTGTCTTCTTTGTGATGAGTACGCCGTTTGCCGTTGATATTGCTGATCAGGTACTCTCAGCAATTGCGAATGTACTCGGCCAGCATGAGGCGCCTACACTTTCTGCTCTGGCAGTATTCGTAATTCCTGGTCTGTATCTGTATCTTGCCTTCGGGCAGAGAAGATACTCATAATTTAGACTTTTAATACTTAGTAAGAAAGGAGGAACTATTTATGAAGAAACAGAACGTATTAAAGATTTTTATTACAGTGTTGTTTTTGCTCGGGTTCATAGCCTGTTCTTTTAACGTGCCGGCTGCGGAGAAAAGTCCAGAGCAAAAAGTAGAGCAAAAAGCGGACAGGAAAGGCCTTGAACAGGGGTTGGAGGATTCCCTGGGAATGCCGGTTCTCAAAGGAGATCTATGGCAAAAGATGACGCATGATTCCAGGGTGGCATTTATCTGGGGTTTCGGACATGTGGTATCGATCGAACATTACCTGATGGAGAAATTCCCGGAGCTTAAAAGGGACAGTTATGTCTCGAAGGTTGTTGAGGGAATGGCTAATACACCCATGAATGAGGTTGTAGATCGGGTGACCAGATACTACGATATGCATCCGGATCAGATTGAAAAACCGGTGACTAATGTGCTCTGGGATACAATGATCAGGCCGAACATAAAAACGGGCATCGCAGGCCGTCCATTAAATAAGAGGCCATGCAAATATTACAACTAAGAAGGAGACATGAGATGAAACGTACCGTGATTATTTTTATTATGCTTGCTTTTGTTTTTACCTTTGTTGGATGTGCAGGAATGAGTAGAACACAACAGACTACGTTGAGCGGGGCAGGCATTGGCGCTGTTGGCGGCGGCGTACTTGGCGCATTGGTTGGAGGAAGCCCTCTTGTTGGAGCAGCCATCGGTGCCGGTGTAGGTGGGGCTGCAGGCTACTTAGTCGGCCAGCATTAACTGATCGCTCTGGGAATTGCGGTGTTCGCTTACCAGGGAATCACCTATACGACCAGAGAGAAAGTTGTTGATCTTGGCCCCATCCAGGTCTGAGAAAAATAAAACGCTGTTGATGCCGCCCATTGTGCGGGCTATTGCGCTCGTGGGTGGTGTCGTGCTCCTGGTTGTGGGAAGCAAGAAAGGTTGATGAGAGGCAAAACGTTTCAACCACGAGGAGGGTGTTATGACAGACAAACGAAAAGCATACGAAGAAAAATTTGATGCGCAGTTGAAGGAATGGATGGCCGAGATCGCTCTGTTTAATGCCAAAGCGGACAAAACCAAAGCCGAGGCGAAGATTGAGTACTACAAAATGATAGAAACCTTGCAGGGCAAGCAGGATGCGGCCAGGACGAAGTTACAGGAGTTAAGAACCGCCGGCGATGATGCATGGGAGGACCTCAAGACAGGTGCAGAAAACGTGTGGACTGAAGTCAAGACTTCCTTCCAAAGCGCGGCTTCAAGGTTAAAATAAGGCAGGTACGTTTTCGACCGCCAAGGAGTTAGAAATGAAAAAATGTATCTACGGAATTCTTAGTTTGTTCGTCCTTCTAGGGGCACTGCTGCTCCCCGGAGGTACACAAGAGGCAGCCGCGCAAGTACAAGTCAATGTCAAGGTCTCCACGCGGGAACCAGTGGTACCGATCGAGGGCCTACAAAGGGCCATGGGGGGTTGTTGAGCAGCGCTACGTCCCTGCCTCTGTACATCGGGTCCCCAGGGATTACCGGACCGTGTACGAGAAGGAAAAGCATATCCCTTACGGGCAGTGGAAGAAACAAGGGAAGAATCGGGCGAAAGCGGAACGGAAAGAGGACAAAAGGGAGCAAAAAGAGGGCCGCGGACACGGCGGCCAGGGCAAGGATTAGGCTGAACCTTCAAAAGGATGTTGTGTGCGCCAAAGGGGTGCACGACCGCAAATCGGCATAATCCTTGTAGCAAAAAAGACGACACGCTTCTTTATGAAAAATGTTACAAAATAATTGTTGGTTCTGCGACAGACATGAGTCAGTACTTCTGGTATCGTACTGTATATGGTTTGCTGCGATATCTCCAGAGCCGGCGAAGGGATTGAACATAACAGGATGTGGGCAATGCCATATACATTCACCACCAAATTTATCACAAGGAGGAGTACCGCTATGAAAAAAAGAAATGTCTTTATCAGTTATTTGCTCGTGCTTATGCTAATCACCACCTTTATGGCCTGTGCATCTTCACCCAAGCAGGAAAGTGCGGGTGAATTCGTTGACGACTCGGTCATCACGACGAAGATAAAATCACTACTTGCAAATGATGATTTTCTCAAGTCATTTCAGATCAGTGTTGAAACTCGCAAGGGTATCGTCCAACTGAGCGGCTTTGTTAATTCTCAGGATGCCTTCAACAAAGCGGATCAAATAGCAAGGGGCGTCGGAGGGGTCAAATCCGTGAAAAATAGTCTGATCGTGAA
This is a stretch of genomic DNA from Pseudomonadota bacterium. It encodes these proteins:
- a CDS encoding BON domain-containing protein, with the protein product MKKRNVFISYLLVLMLITTFMACASSPKQESAGEFVDDSVITTKIKSLLANDDFLKSFQISVETRKGIVQLSGFVNSQDAFNKADQIARGVGGVKSVKNSLIVK
- a CDS encoding YMGG-like glycine zipper-containing protein yields the protein MKRTVIIFIMLAFVFTFVGCAGMSRTQQTTLSGAGIGAVGGGVLGALVGGSPLVGAAIGAGVGGAAGYLVGQH
- a CDS encoding coiled coil domain-containing protein, whose product is MTDKRKAYEEKFDAQLKEWMAEIALFNAKADKTKAEAKIEYYKMIETLQGKQDAARTKLQELRTAGDDAWEDLKTGAENVWTEVKTSFQSAASRLK